GCAGGAAGAGCGGGCACAGGAAGGGGTGCGGCAATGATCCCCGCGCAGTTCGACTACGTGCGTCCGGACTCGCTGGACGAGGCCTGCCGGGCGCTCGCCTCCGACGAGGACGCCAAGGTGCTGGCGGGCGGTCAGTCCCTGCTGCCGCTGCTGCGGCTGCGGCTGGCGTACCCGTCGACGCTGGTCGACGTGGGCCGGCTGCCCGAGCTGAAGGGCGTGCACGACCGCGGCGACCACGTCTTCATCGGCGCGATGACCACGCATGACGAGGTCGTGCGCTCCGGCGTGGTGCGGGCCGGCTGCCCGCTGGTGGCGATGGCCGCCGCCACGGTGGCGGATCCGGCGATCAGGCACCGGGGCACGTTCGGCGGCTCGCTGGCCCACGCGGACCCGGCCGGCGACCTGCCCGCCGTGGTACTGGCGCTGGACGGCGTGTTCGTGGCCAGGTCGGCGCAGGGCGAGCGGGAGATCCCGGCCGCCGAGTTCTTCGTCGACTACCTGGAGTCGTCGCTGGACGCCGGGGAGATCCTGGCCGGGGTGAAGATCCCGAAGCTGGGCGCGGGCTGGGGCTTCCACTACGAGAAGTTCCACAGGACCGCGCAGGCGTGGGCCATCGTCGGCGTGGCCGCCGCCGTCAAGCGCTCCAACGGGTCGATCGCCGAGGCCAGGATCGGGCTGACGAACATGGGCCCGACGCCGCTGCGCGCCCGTGCCGCGGAGGCCGCGCTGGAGGGCGTGGAGCTGGGCGACCGGGTACGCCAGGCATGCGAGGAGGCCGCCGACGGCGCCTCGCCCCCGGCCGACCTGCACGCCCAGCCCGACTACCGCCGACATCTGGCCCAGGTCCTGACCCACCGAGCCGTACGCACCGCGGCCGGAACACCCTGAGCCGGTAAGAGGGGGCGCCTCTTCCGGGGCGCCCCCGCCCAGACATAGTGTCGCAACCACCGGGAAGGAGCGTATCGATGGCGATGCGGTTCGAGCACGAGTTCACTGTTCCAGTCCCGATCGAGCAGGCGTGGGCGGTGCTGCTCGACGTCGAGCGGGTCGCGCCGTGCCTGCCGGGGGCGACGCTGGACATCTTCGAGGGCGACGAGTTCACCGGCAGGATGAAGGTCAAGGTCGGCCCGATCATGGTGACCTACAAGGGCTCGGCCAGGTTCGAGGACGTGGACAAGGACTCCTACTCGCTCACCATCCAGGCGTCGGGCAAGGAGGCCAGGGGTTCGGGCACGGCCTCGGCCACGGTCAAGGCGCGGATGACGCCGAGCGACGAGGACACCACGGTGACCGTGGAGACGACGTTCAACGTGACCGGGCGGCCGGCCCAGTTCGGGCGCGGCGTGATGGCCGAGGTCGGCGGTAGGCTCATCGACAAGTTCGCGGCCAACCTGGCCGGGCTGCTCTCCGAGTCCACGGTCGAGCCCGCCCCGTCCGGGCCGCTGTCCGAGCCCGAGCCCGCCCCCGCCCTCGCGGCGAGCCACGAGGAGGAACGACACCTGAGCGCGGTGCCGCCGCCCGAGCAGGAGTCGCGGCCCGCGGGCACCATACGCACCTCGCTCACGCCCGAGGAGGAGGCGCTCGACCTGCTGGAGGTCGCGGGTCAGCCGCTGCTGAAGCGCCTGGCACCCATCGCGGGCGCGCTCGCCGCCCTGGTGGTCATCGCTTGGGTGATTCGTCGGCTTATGCGCTGATTTTCGGGCAAACAGTCCATCAAGTCCGGACACTTCCCCCGGCCTGGGGGAAGTGCCATTCCCGCAGGTGAATGGAGCCGCGGGAGGTTGGGATGCCGGACTGCACCGTTGTCGTGATCTCCTACAACGACGCGGCCCGCCTGCCCAGAGCCGTGCGTTCCGTGCTCGGGCAGTCGCTGCGCGACCTCGAGGTGATCGTCGTCGACGACGCCAGCACGGACGGCACGCCGGACGTGGCCGCCGGGCTCATGGTGCGCGATCGCCGGGTCCGGTACCTGCGCAGGTTCGCCAACAGCGGGGGCTGCGGCGCGCCCAGGAACGACGGGCTCGACGCAGCGGCCTCGCCGTACGTGATGTTCCTCGACAGCGACGACGAGCTGCCCAGGCACGCGTGCAAGAGCCTGCTCACCGAGATCGAGCGGACCGGGGCCGGCTTCGTGTCGGGGCAGATCTCGCGGCTGATCGAGCCGGAGGGGCGGCTGAAGCCGTACTATCCCTCGCTCTTCGCCCCGCGGCGGGTGGTGGCGGGCATCCGCCGGGAGCCCGAGCTCTTCCTCGACTGCTTCAGCACCAACAAGATCTATGACACGCGCCTGCTGCGGGAGCACGCCGTGCGCTTCCCCGAGGACATCCTCTACGAGGACCACGTCTTCACGGCCGAGCTGTACGCGGTCGCGCGCAGGTTCGCGATCGTGCCCTGGACGGTCTACCACTGGCACCGGGCGCCGGTGAGCGACTCGATCTCGCAGCGTGTCGACGACCTGGACAACGTGCGGCAGCGGGTCCTCGCCGCCCGGCTGAGCGACGACGTCCTGCGGGAGCACGGGGCCGCGGACCTGGTGCCGCACCGGCAGCGCCGCTTCCTCCGGCAGGACCTGCGGGTCTATCTCAACCCGCTGCCCGCGCGGGATCTGGTGTGGGTCAAGGAGTTCGCCTCGATCGTGCGGCCGTACCTGGAGGAGATCCCCGGCCGCGTGCTGGACGGGATGGAGCCGCTGGACCGGGTCTGCTGCCGGCTCATCCTGGCGGACCGGGCCGAGGAGCTGCTGATGGCGGCGGGCTCGCTCACCGGGGCGAGGGCCGCGCCGCGGGCGGCGGTGCAGCTCCACGGGCGTACGTACTGGGGGACGTCGGCCTCGCCCGGCATGGACATCACGAAGCTGCGCCTGGCCGAGCTGCCCTTCTCCGAGTCCAGGCTGCGGCACGAGGCGTCGGACCTCTCCTCGGACGGCGAGCGGGTGCGGATGGTGGTGCGTACGTACGACCCCTTCGGGGCGCTGCCGCTGGACTGGACGGCGTTCCTGCAGCTCGGAACCCGGAAGATCCCGATGCGGCTGGAGCCGTCAGGCGAGGGCGGGTACGTCGGCGAGGTCGTCTTCACCCCTACGGGCAAGTGCGAGCCGCGCATCGGCTTCACCAGAGCCTCCGACGGGCACACCACGACCGACCGGATCATCGCCGACCCGCGTACCGAGCCGATCGAGCTGCCCGGATGCACGGTGGCG
The nucleotide sequence above comes from Nonomuraea helvata. Encoded proteins:
- a CDS encoding SRPBCC family protein; the protein is MAMRFEHEFTVPVPIEQAWAVLLDVERVAPCLPGATLDIFEGDEFTGRMKVKVGPIMVTYKGSARFEDVDKDSYSLTIQASGKEARGSGTASATVKARMTPSDEDTTVTVETTFNVTGRPAQFGRGVMAEVGGRLIDKFAANLAGLLSESTVEPAPSGPLSEPEPAPALAASHEEERHLSAVPPPEQESRPAGTIRTSLTPEEEALDLLEVAGQPLLKRLAPIAGALAALVVIAWVIRRLMR
- a CDS encoding xanthine dehydrogenase family protein subunit M; the protein is MIPAQFDYVRPDSLDEACRALASDEDAKVLAGGQSLLPLLRLRLAYPSTLVDVGRLPELKGVHDRGDHVFIGAMTTHDEVVRSGVVRAGCPLVAMAAATVADPAIRHRGTFGGSLAHADPAGDLPAVVLALDGVFVARSAQGEREIPAAEFFVDYLESSLDAGEILAGVKIPKLGAGWGFHYEKFHRTAQAWAIVGVAAAVKRSNGSIAEARIGLTNMGPTPLRARAAEAALEGVELGDRVRQACEEAADGASPPADLHAQPDYRRHLAQVLTHRAVRTAAGTP
- a CDS encoding bifunctional glycosyltransferase/CDP-glycerol:glycerophosphate glycerophosphotransferase, which encodes MPDCTVVVISYNDAARLPRAVRSVLGQSLRDLEVIVVDDASTDGTPDVAAGLMVRDRRVRYLRRFANSGGCGAPRNDGLDAAASPYVMFLDSDDELPRHACKSLLTEIERTGAGFVSGQISRLIEPEGRLKPYYPSLFAPRRVVAGIRREPELFLDCFSTNKIYDTRLLREHAVRFPEDILYEDHVFTAELYAVARRFAIVPWTVYHWHRAPVSDSISQRVDDLDNVRQRVLAARLSDDVLREHGAADLVPHRQRRFLRQDLRVYLNPLPARDLVWVKEFASIVRPYLEEIPGRVLDGMEPLDRVCCRLILADRAEELLMAAGSLTGARAAPRAAVQLHGRTYWGTSASPGMDITKLRLAELPFSESRLRHEASDLSSDGERVRMVVRTYDPFGALPLDWTAFLQLGTRKIPMRLEPSGEGGYVGEVVFTPTGKCEPRIGFTRASDGHTTTDRIIADPRTEPIELPGCTVAVEGYAGYLCVRPGPCPLLRRAARALMRRFSTPENKLRAYKLIVKVLPPRRNLALFESDVGKSCGGSPRAVYEELRRRGLPIDVVWSVAKRRGDLPPGARLVRRGSWAYIWTMARAGIWVDSHGFPLDHPKPRGTRYLQTWHGQGIKSIGFDAPDLRADFDRPRAQWRAAVARWDALVSPSAEFSRLFLPANGYTGKVYRYGTPRCDALVKGETTGDVRKLLEIPRGRKILLYAPTYRDREMGRGTSVRVDLELLAAELADEWVLVLRTHPVERWSPPEHLRHFVRDAGSYPEINDLMLASDALLTDYSSVMCDYAITGKPMVFFIDDWDDYRLSERGVYHDLPAIAPGPCVTTTEELVAAIRRLPETHRAFAGRYAAFRALWCADERGDASARIVRDFFS